The following proteins are co-located in the Chaetodon trifascialis isolate fChaTrf1 chromosome 14, fChaTrf1.hap1, whole genome shotgun sequence genome:
- the smoc1 gene encoding SPARC-related modular calcium-binding protein 1 isoform X4 translates to MLLSSLLLFTFAHLLAPLFLWYLPQVSAQKPGSRWLIGDRDSHCGVICSRTQGKPVCGSDGRSYETGCELQRARCKDKTLTLAHRGRCRGKNWAKNDQQQVAPVPTSSSEGRDLELKDAGQSKCRVERNQALEQARRPQESMFIPECNEDGTFAQVQCHTLTGYCWCVTSDGKPVSGSSVHNRTPVCSGSVTDKPPGPPNSGRKDDGSKPTPTMETHVPPEGDEITAPTLWIKQLVYKENKQNSSSSRKQEKVPSCDQERQSALDEARQNPREAIFIPDCGPGGLYKPVQCHQSTGYCWCVLVDTGRPIPGTSTRYQTPECDDAARSRISDTEDPFQGRDLTGCPEGKKVEFITSLLDALTTDMVQAINSPAPSGGGRFVEPDPSHTLEERVVHWYFAQLDNNGSQDINKKELKPFKRYLKKKAKPKKCARKFTDYCDLNKDRAISLQELKGCLGVSKEGSSTTSGSQGTSRSSGVRREGSRS, encoded by the exons ATGTTATTGTCAAGTCTTCTTCTTTTCACCTTTGCTCACCTGCTGGCGCCTCTGTTTCTCTGGTACCTGCCTCAAGTCTCCGCACAGAAGCCTGGTTCGCGG TGGCTGAtcggagacagagacagtcactGCGGGGTGATCTGCTCGCGGACGCAGGGGAAGCCGGTGTGCGGCTCGGACGGGCGGAGCTATGAGACCggctgtgagctgcagagggCGCGCTGCAAAGATAAAACGCTGACACTGGCACACCGCGGCCGCTGTCGAG GTAAAAACTGGGCGAAAAACGATCAGCAGCAGGTGGCTCCGGTGCCGACGTCCTCATCTGAGGGGAGGGACCTGGAGCTCAAAG ATGCAGGTCAGTCCAAGTGTCGTGTTGAGAGGAACCAGGCTTTGGAACAAGCCAGAAGACCTCAGGAGTCCATGTTTATCCCTGAATGCAATGAGGATGGAACATTCGCCCAG GTCCAGTGCCATACACTGACAGGCTACTGTTGGTGTGTCACCAGCGACGGCAAGCCAGTGAGTGGCTCCTCTGTGCACAACAGGACCCCGGTGTGTTCAG ggTCAGTAACCGATAAACCACCTGGGCCCCCGAACTCTGGTAGAAAAG ATGATGGCTCCAAGCCCACACCCACCATGGAGACTCATGTCCCCCCTGAGGGTGATG AGATAACCGCTCCAACGCTGTGGATAAAACAGCTTGTCTATAAGGAGAATAAGCagaacagctccagctccaggaAACAAG AGAAAGTTCCCTCTTGTGACCAGGAGCGACAGAGCGCACTGGACGAGGCTCGGCAGAATCCTCGCGAGGCCATTTTCATCCCCGACTGTGGGCCCGGAGGCCTGTACAAACCAGTCCAGTGCCACCAGTCCACAGGCTACTGCTGGTGCGTTCTGGTGGACACGGGACGGCCCATTCCTGGAACCTCCACCAG GTACCAGACGCCGGAGTGTGACGATGCTGCACGATCTCGCATCTCCGACACAGAAGACCCCTTCCAGGGCAGAGACCTGACAG GCTGCCCAGAGGGGAAGAAAGTGGAATTCATTACAAGCTTGTTAGATGCTCTCACCACAGACATGGTGCAAGCCATAAACTCACCAGCCCCCTCTGGTGGTGGGAG GTTTGTTGAGCCTGATCCCAGTCACACTTTAGAGGAGAGGGTGGTGCACTGGTACTTTGCCCAGCTGGACAACAACGGCAGCCAGGACATCAACAAGAAGGAACTCAAGCCTTTTAAGAGGTACCTGAAGAAGAAAGCCAAACCCAAGAAATGCGCCCGCAAGTTCACCGACTACTGTGACCTGAACAAGGACAGGGCCATTTCCCTGCAGGAGCTGAAAGGCTGCCTGGGCGTCAGCAAGGAAg GCAGCTCAACGACAAGCGGCAGCCAAGGGACAAG TAGGTCGTCTGGTGTGAGAAGAGAAGGATCCAGAAGCTGA
- the smoc1 gene encoding SPARC-related modular calcium-binding protein 1 isoform X3: MLLSSLLLFTFAHLLAPLFLWYLPQVSAQKPGSRWLIGDRDSHCGVICSRTQGKPVCGSDGRSYETGCELQRARCKDKTLTLAHRGRCRGKNWAKNDQQQVAPVPTSSSEGRDLELKDAGQSKCRVERNQALEQARRPQESMFIPECNEDGTFAQVQCHTLTGYCWCVTSDGKPVSGSSVHNRTPVCSGSVTDKPPGPPNSGRKVSFRFFLTLNPDDGSKPTPTMETHVPPEGDEITAPTLWIKQLVYKENKQNSSSSRKQEKVPSCDQERQSALDEARQNPREAIFIPDCGPGGLYKPVQCHQSTGYCWCVLVDTGRPIPGTSTRYQTPECDDAARSRISDTEDPFQGRDLTGCPEGKKVEFITSLLDALTTDMVQAINSPAPSGGGRFVEPDPSHTLEERVVHWYFAQLDNNGSQDINKKELKPFKRYLKKKAKPKKCARKFTDYCDLNKDRAISLQELKGCLGVSKEGSSTTSGSQGTRSSGVRREGSRS; encoded by the exons ATGTTATTGTCAAGTCTTCTTCTTTTCACCTTTGCTCACCTGCTGGCGCCTCTGTTTCTCTGGTACCTGCCTCAAGTCTCCGCACAGAAGCCTGGTTCGCGG TGGCTGAtcggagacagagacagtcactGCGGGGTGATCTGCTCGCGGACGCAGGGGAAGCCGGTGTGCGGCTCGGACGGGCGGAGCTATGAGACCggctgtgagctgcagagggCGCGCTGCAAAGATAAAACGCTGACACTGGCACACCGCGGCCGCTGTCGAG GTAAAAACTGGGCGAAAAACGATCAGCAGCAGGTGGCTCCGGTGCCGACGTCCTCATCTGAGGGGAGGGACCTGGAGCTCAAAG ATGCAGGTCAGTCCAAGTGTCGTGTTGAGAGGAACCAGGCTTTGGAACAAGCCAGAAGACCTCAGGAGTCCATGTTTATCCCTGAATGCAATGAGGATGGAACATTCGCCCAG GTCCAGTGCCATACACTGACAGGCTACTGTTGGTGTGTCACCAGCGACGGCAAGCCAGTGAGTGGCTCCTCTGTGCACAACAGGACCCCGGTGTGTTCAG ggTCAGTAACCGATAAACCACCTGGGCCCCCGAACTCTGGTAGAAAAG TCTCTTTCCGTTTCTTTCTCACCCTCAACCCAGATGATGGCTCCAAGCCCACACCCACCATGGAGACTCATGTCCCCCCTGAGGGTGATG AGATAACCGCTCCAACGCTGTGGATAAAACAGCTTGTCTATAAGGAGAATAAGCagaacagctccagctccaggaAACAAG AGAAAGTTCCCTCTTGTGACCAGGAGCGACAGAGCGCACTGGACGAGGCTCGGCAGAATCCTCGCGAGGCCATTTTCATCCCCGACTGTGGGCCCGGAGGCCTGTACAAACCAGTCCAGTGCCACCAGTCCACAGGCTACTGCTGGTGCGTTCTGGTGGACACGGGACGGCCCATTCCTGGAACCTCCACCAG GTACCAGACGCCGGAGTGTGACGATGCTGCACGATCTCGCATCTCCGACACAGAAGACCCCTTCCAGGGCAGAGACCTGACAG GCTGCCCAGAGGGGAAGAAAGTGGAATTCATTACAAGCTTGTTAGATGCTCTCACCACAGACATGGTGCAAGCCATAAACTCACCAGCCCCCTCTGGTGGTGGGAG GTTTGTTGAGCCTGATCCCAGTCACACTTTAGAGGAGAGGGTGGTGCACTGGTACTTTGCCCAGCTGGACAACAACGGCAGCCAGGACATCAACAAGAAGGAACTCAAGCCTTTTAAGAGGTACCTGAAGAAGAAAGCCAAACCCAAGAAATGCGCCCGCAAGTTCACCGACTACTGTGACCTGAACAAGGACAGGGCCATTTCCCTGCAGGAGCTGAAAGGCTGCCTGGGCGTCAGCAAGGAAg GCAGCTCAACGACAAGCGGCAGCCAAGGGACAAG GTCGTCTGGTGTGAGAAGAGAAGGATCCAGAAGCTGA
- the smoc1 gene encoding SPARC-related modular calcium-binding protein 1 isoform X2 translates to MLLSSLLLFTFAHLLAPLFLWYLPQVSAQKPGSRWLIGDRDSHCGVICSRTQGKPVCGSDGRSYETGCELQRARCKDKTLTLAHRGRCRGKNWAKNDQQQVAPVPTSSSEGRDLELKDAGQSKCRVERNQALEQARRPQESMFIPECNEDGTFAQVQCHTLTGYCWCVTSDGKPVSGSSVHNRTPVCSGSVTDKPPGPPNSGRKVSFRFFLTLNPDDGSKPTPTMETHVPPEGDEITAPTLWIKQLVYKENKQNSSSSRKQEKVPSCDQERQSALDEARQNPREAIFIPDCGPGGLYKPVQCHQSTGYCWCVLVDTGRPIPGTSTRYQTPECDDAARSRISDTEDPFQGRDLTGCPEGKKVEFITSLLDALTTDMVQAINSPAPSGGGRFVEPDPSHTLEERVVHWYFAQLDNNGSQDINKKELKPFKRYLKKKAKPKKCARKFTDYCDLNKDRAISLQELKGCLGVSKEGSSTTSGSQGTRQGTKLFIGRLV, encoded by the exons ATGTTATTGTCAAGTCTTCTTCTTTTCACCTTTGCTCACCTGCTGGCGCCTCTGTTTCTCTGGTACCTGCCTCAAGTCTCCGCACAGAAGCCTGGTTCGCGG TGGCTGAtcggagacagagacagtcactGCGGGGTGATCTGCTCGCGGACGCAGGGGAAGCCGGTGTGCGGCTCGGACGGGCGGAGCTATGAGACCggctgtgagctgcagagggCGCGCTGCAAAGATAAAACGCTGACACTGGCACACCGCGGCCGCTGTCGAG GTAAAAACTGGGCGAAAAACGATCAGCAGCAGGTGGCTCCGGTGCCGACGTCCTCATCTGAGGGGAGGGACCTGGAGCTCAAAG ATGCAGGTCAGTCCAAGTGTCGTGTTGAGAGGAACCAGGCTTTGGAACAAGCCAGAAGACCTCAGGAGTCCATGTTTATCCCTGAATGCAATGAGGATGGAACATTCGCCCAG GTCCAGTGCCATACACTGACAGGCTACTGTTGGTGTGTCACCAGCGACGGCAAGCCAGTGAGTGGCTCCTCTGTGCACAACAGGACCCCGGTGTGTTCAG ggTCAGTAACCGATAAACCACCTGGGCCCCCGAACTCTGGTAGAAAAG TCTCTTTCCGTTTCTTTCTCACCCTCAACCCAGATGATGGCTCCAAGCCCACACCCACCATGGAGACTCATGTCCCCCCTGAGGGTGATG AGATAACCGCTCCAACGCTGTGGATAAAACAGCTTGTCTATAAGGAGAATAAGCagaacagctccagctccaggaAACAAG AGAAAGTTCCCTCTTGTGACCAGGAGCGACAGAGCGCACTGGACGAGGCTCGGCAGAATCCTCGCGAGGCCATTTTCATCCCCGACTGTGGGCCCGGAGGCCTGTACAAACCAGTCCAGTGCCACCAGTCCACAGGCTACTGCTGGTGCGTTCTGGTGGACACGGGACGGCCCATTCCTGGAACCTCCACCAG GTACCAGACGCCGGAGTGTGACGATGCTGCACGATCTCGCATCTCCGACACAGAAGACCCCTTCCAGGGCAGAGACCTGACAG GCTGCCCAGAGGGGAAGAAAGTGGAATTCATTACAAGCTTGTTAGATGCTCTCACCACAGACATGGTGCAAGCCATAAACTCACCAGCCCCCTCTGGTGGTGGGAG GTTTGTTGAGCCTGATCCCAGTCACACTTTAGAGGAGAGGGTGGTGCACTGGTACTTTGCCCAGCTGGACAACAACGGCAGCCAGGACATCAACAAGAAGGAACTCAAGCCTTTTAAGAGGTACCTGAAGAAGAAAGCCAAACCCAAGAAATGCGCCCGCAAGTTCACCGACTACTGTGACCTGAACAAGGACAGGGCCATTTCCCTGCAGGAGCTGAAAGGCTGCCTGGGCGTCAGCAAGGAAg GCAGCTCAACGACAAGCGGCAGCCAAGGGACAAGGCAAGGGACAAAATTGTTCA TAGGTCGTCTGGTGTGA
- the smoc1 gene encoding SPARC-related modular calcium-binding protein 1 isoform X5, producing MLLSSLLLFTFAHLLAPLFLWYLPQVSAQKPGSRWLIGDRDSHCGVICSRTQGKPVCGSDGRSYETGCELQRARCKDKTLTLAHRGRCRGKNWAKNDQQQVAPVPTSSSEGRDLELKDAGQSKCRVERNQALEQARRPQESMFIPECNEDGTFAQVQCHTLTGYCWCVTSDGKPVSGSSVHNRTPVCSGSVTDKPPGPPNSGRKDDGSKPTPTMETHVPPEGDEITAPTLWIKQLVYKENKQNSSSSRKQEKVPSCDQERQSALDEARQNPREAIFIPDCGPGGLYKPVQCHQSTGYCWCVLVDTGRPIPGTSTRYQTPECDDAARSRISDTEDPFQGRDLTGCPEGKKVEFITSLLDALTTDMVQAINSPAPSGGGRFVEPDPSHTLEERVVHWYFAQLDNNGSQDINKKELKPFKRYLKKKAKPKKCARKFTDYCDLNKDRAISLQELKGCLGVSKEGSSTTSGSQGTRQGTKLFIGRLV from the exons ATGTTATTGTCAAGTCTTCTTCTTTTCACCTTTGCTCACCTGCTGGCGCCTCTGTTTCTCTGGTACCTGCCTCAAGTCTCCGCACAGAAGCCTGGTTCGCGG TGGCTGAtcggagacagagacagtcactGCGGGGTGATCTGCTCGCGGACGCAGGGGAAGCCGGTGTGCGGCTCGGACGGGCGGAGCTATGAGACCggctgtgagctgcagagggCGCGCTGCAAAGATAAAACGCTGACACTGGCACACCGCGGCCGCTGTCGAG GTAAAAACTGGGCGAAAAACGATCAGCAGCAGGTGGCTCCGGTGCCGACGTCCTCATCTGAGGGGAGGGACCTGGAGCTCAAAG ATGCAGGTCAGTCCAAGTGTCGTGTTGAGAGGAACCAGGCTTTGGAACAAGCCAGAAGACCTCAGGAGTCCATGTTTATCCCTGAATGCAATGAGGATGGAACATTCGCCCAG GTCCAGTGCCATACACTGACAGGCTACTGTTGGTGTGTCACCAGCGACGGCAAGCCAGTGAGTGGCTCCTCTGTGCACAACAGGACCCCGGTGTGTTCAG ggTCAGTAACCGATAAACCACCTGGGCCCCCGAACTCTGGTAGAAAAG ATGATGGCTCCAAGCCCACACCCACCATGGAGACTCATGTCCCCCCTGAGGGTGATG AGATAACCGCTCCAACGCTGTGGATAAAACAGCTTGTCTATAAGGAGAATAAGCagaacagctccagctccaggaAACAAG AGAAAGTTCCCTCTTGTGACCAGGAGCGACAGAGCGCACTGGACGAGGCTCGGCAGAATCCTCGCGAGGCCATTTTCATCCCCGACTGTGGGCCCGGAGGCCTGTACAAACCAGTCCAGTGCCACCAGTCCACAGGCTACTGCTGGTGCGTTCTGGTGGACACGGGACGGCCCATTCCTGGAACCTCCACCAG GTACCAGACGCCGGAGTGTGACGATGCTGCACGATCTCGCATCTCCGACACAGAAGACCCCTTCCAGGGCAGAGACCTGACAG GCTGCCCAGAGGGGAAGAAAGTGGAATTCATTACAAGCTTGTTAGATGCTCTCACCACAGACATGGTGCAAGCCATAAACTCACCAGCCCCCTCTGGTGGTGGGAG GTTTGTTGAGCCTGATCCCAGTCACACTTTAGAGGAGAGGGTGGTGCACTGGTACTTTGCCCAGCTGGACAACAACGGCAGCCAGGACATCAACAAGAAGGAACTCAAGCCTTTTAAGAGGTACCTGAAGAAGAAAGCCAAACCCAAGAAATGCGCCCGCAAGTTCACCGACTACTGTGACCTGAACAAGGACAGGGCCATTTCCCTGCAGGAGCTGAAAGGCTGCCTGGGCGTCAGCAAGGAAg GCAGCTCAACGACAAGCGGCAGCCAAGGGACAAGGCAAGGGACAAAATTGTTCA TAGGTCGTCTGGTGTGA
- the smoc1 gene encoding SPARC-related modular calcium-binding protein 1 isoform X6: MLLSSLLLFTFAHLLAPLFLWYLPQVSAQKPGSRWLIGDRDSHCGVICSRTQGKPVCGSDGRSYETGCELQRARCKDKTLTLAHRGRCRGKNWAKNDQQQVAPVPTSSSEGRDLELKDAGQSKCRVERNQALEQARRPQESMFIPECNEDGTFAQVQCHTLTGYCWCVTSDGKPVSGSSVHNRTPVCSGSVTDKPPGPPNSGRKDDGSKPTPTMETHVPPEGDEITAPTLWIKQLVYKENKQNSSSSRKQEKVPSCDQERQSALDEARQNPREAIFIPDCGPGGLYKPVQCHQSTGYCWCVLVDTGRPIPGTSTRYQTPECDDAARSRISDTEDPFQGRDLTGCPEGKKVEFITSLLDALTTDMVQAINSPAPSGGGRFVEPDPSHTLEERVVHWYFAQLDNNGSQDINKKELKPFKRYLKKKAKPKKCARKFTDYCDLNKDRAISLQELKGCLGVSKEGSSTTSGSQGTRSSGVRREGSRS, from the exons ATGTTATTGTCAAGTCTTCTTCTTTTCACCTTTGCTCACCTGCTGGCGCCTCTGTTTCTCTGGTACCTGCCTCAAGTCTCCGCACAGAAGCCTGGTTCGCGG TGGCTGAtcggagacagagacagtcactGCGGGGTGATCTGCTCGCGGACGCAGGGGAAGCCGGTGTGCGGCTCGGACGGGCGGAGCTATGAGACCggctgtgagctgcagagggCGCGCTGCAAAGATAAAACGCTGACACTGGCACACCGCGGCCGCTGTCGAG GTAAAAACTGGGCGAAAAACGATCAGCAGCAGGTGGCTCCGGTGCCGACGTCCTCATCTGAGGGGAGGGACCTGGAGCTCAAAG ATGCAGGTCAGTCCAAGTGTCGTGTTGAGAGGAACCAGGCTTTGGAACAAGCCAGAAGACCTCAGGAGTCCATGTTTATCCCTGAATGCAATGAGGATGGAACATTCGCCCAG GTCCAGTGCCATACACTGACAGGCTACTGTTGGTGTGTCACCAGCGACGGCAAGCCAGTGAGTGGCTCCTCTGTGCACAACAGGACCCCGGTGTGTTCAG ggTCAGTAACCGATAAACCACCTGGGCCCCCGAACTCTGGTAGAAAAG ATGATGGCTCCAAGCCCACACCCACCATGGAGACTCATGTCCCCCCTGAGGGTGATG AGATAACCGCTCCAACGCTGTGGATAAAACAGCTTGTCTATAAGGAGAATAAGCagaacagctccagctccaggaAACAAG AGAAAGTTCCCTCTTGTGACCAGGAGCGACAGAGCGCACTGGACGAGGCTCGGCAGAATCCTCGCGAGGCCATTTTCATCCCCGACTGTGGGCCCGGAGGCCTGTACAAACCAGTCCAGTGCCACCAGTCCACAGGCTACTGCTGGTGCGTTCTGGTGGACACGGGACGGCCCATTCCTGGAACCTCCACCAG GTACCAGACGCCGGAGTGTGACGATGCTGCACGATCTCGCATCTCCGACACAGAAGACCCCTTCCAGGGCAGAGACCTGACAG GCTGCCCAGAGGGGAAGAAAGTGGAATTCATTACAAGCTTGTTAGATGCTCTCACCACAGACATGGTGCAAGCCATAAACTCACCAGCCCCCTCTGGTGGTGGGAG GTTTGTTGAGCCTGATCCCAGTCACACTTTAGAGGAGAGGGTGGTGCACTGGTACTTTGCCCAGCTGGACAACAACGGCAGCCAGGACATCAACAAGAAGGAACTCAAGCCTTTTAAGAGGTACCTGAAGAAGAAAGCCAAACCCAAGAAATGCGCCCGCAAGTTCACCGACTACTGTGACCTGAACAAGGACAGGGCCATTTCCCTGCAGGAGCTGAAAGGCTGCCTGGGCGTCAGCAAGGAAg GCAGCTCAACGACAAGCGGCAGCCAAGGGACAAG GTCGTCTGGTGTGAGAAGAGAAGGATCCAGAAGCTGA
- the smoc1 gene encoding SPARC-related modular calcium-binding protein 1 isoform X1 — MLLSSLLLFTFAHLLAPLFLWYLPQVSAQKPGSRWLIGDRDSHCGVICSRTQGKPVCGSDGRSYETGCELQRARCKDKTLTLAHRGRCRGKNWAKNDQQQVAPVPTSSSEGRDLELKDAGQSKCRVERNQALEQARRPQESMFIPECNEDGTFAQVQCHTLTGYCWCVTSDGKPVSGSSVHNRTPVCSGSVTDKPPGPPNSGRKVSFRFFLTLNPDDGSKPTPTMETHVPPEGDEITAPTLWIKQLVYKENKQNSSSSRKQEKVPSCDQERQSALDEARQNPREAIFIPDCGPGGLYKPVQCHQSTGYCWCVLVDTGRPIPGTSTRYQTPECDDAARSRISDTEDPFQGRDLTGCPEGKKVEFITSLLDALTTDMVQAINSPAPSGGGRFVEPDPSHTLEERVVHWYFAQLDNNGSQDINKKELKPFKRYLKKKAKPKKCARKFTDYCDLNKDRAISLQELKGCLGVSKEGSSTTSGSQGTSRSSGVRREGSRS, encoded by the exons ATGTTATTGTCAAGTCTTCTTCTTTTCACCTTTGCTCACCTGCTGGCGCCTCTGTTTCTCTGGTACCTGCCTCAAGTCTCCGCACAGAAGCCTGGTTCGCGG TGGCTGAtcggagacagagacagtcactGCGGGGTGATCTGCTCGCGGACGCAGGGGAAGCCGGTGTGCGGCTCGGACGGGCGGAGCTATGAGACCggctgtgagctgcagagggCGCGCTGCAAAGATAAAACGCTGACACTGGCACACCGCGGCCGCTGTCGAG GTAAAAACTGGGCGAAAAACGATCAGCAGCAGGTGGCTCCGGTGCCGACGTCCTCATCTGAGGGGAGGGACCTGGAGCTCAAAG ATGCAGGTCAGTCCAAGTGTCGTGTTGAGAGGAACCAGGCTTTGGAACAAGCCAGAAGACCTCAGGAGTCCATGTTTATCCCTGAATGCAATGAGGATGGAACATTCGCCCAG GTCCAGTGCCATACACTGACAGGCTACTGTTGGTGTGTCACCAGCGACGGCAAGCCAGTGAGTGGCTCCTCTGTGCACAACAGGACCCCGGTGTGTTCAG ggTCAGTAACCGATAAACCACCTGGGCCCCCGAACTCTGGTAGAAAAG TCTCTTTCCGTTTCTTTCTCACCCTCAACCCAGATGATGGCTCCAAGCCCACACCCACCATGGAGACTCATGTCCCCCCTGAGGGTGATG AGATAACCGCTCCAACGCTGTGGATAAAACAGCTTGTCTATAAGGAGAATAAGCagaacagctccagctccaggaAACAAG AGAAAGTTCCCTCTTGTGACCAGGAGCGACAGAGCGCACTGGACGAGGCTCGGCAGAATCCTCGCGAGGCCATTTTCATCCCCGACTGTGGGCCCGGAGGCCTGTACAAACCAGTCCAGTGCCACCAGTCCACAGGCTACTGCTGGTGCGTTCTGGTGGACACGGGACGGCCCATTCCTGGAACCTCCACCAG GTACCAGACGCCGGAGTGTGACGATGCTGCACGATCTCGCATCTCCGACACAGAAGACCCCTTCCAGGGCAGAGACCTGACAG GCTGCCCAGAGGGGAAGAAAGTGGAATTCATTACAAGCTTGTTAGATGCTCTCACCACAGACATGGTGCAAGCCATAAACTCACCAGCCCCCTCTGGTGGTGGGAG GTTTGTTGAGCCTGATCCCAGTCACACTTTAGAGGAGAGGGTGGTGCACTGGTACTTTGCCCAGCTGGACAACAACGGCAGCCAGGACATCAACAAGAAGGAACTCAAGCCTTTTAAGAGGTACCTGAAGAAGAAAGCCAAACCCAAGAAATGCGCCCGCAAGTTCACCGACTACTGTGACCTGAACAAGGACAGGGCCATTTCCCTGCAGGAGCTGAAAGGCTGCCTGGGCGTCAGCAAGGAAg GCAGCTCAACGACAAGCGGCAGCCAAGGGACAAG TAGGTCGTCTGGTGTGAGAAGAGAAGGATCCAGAAGCTGA